The proteins below come from a single Microtus pennsylvanicus isolate mMicPen1 chromosome 13, mMicPen1.hap1, whole genome shotgun sequence genomic window:
- the Ythdf2 gene encoding YTH domain-containing family protein 2, giving the protein MSASSLLEQRPKGQGNKVQNGSVHQKDGLNDDDFEPYLSPQARPNNAYTAMSDSYLPSYYSPSIGFSYSLGEAAWSTGGDTAMPYVTSYGQLSNGEPHFLPDAMFGQPGALGSTPFLGQHGFNFFPSGIDFSAWGNNSSQGQSTQSSGYNNNYAYAPSSLGGAMIDGQSAFANETLNKAPGMNTIDQGMAALKLGSTEVASSVPKVVGSAVGSGSITSNIVASSSLPPATIAPPKPASWADIASKPAKQQPKLKTKNGIAGSSLPPPPIKHNMDIGTWDNKGPVAKAPSQALVQNIGQPTQGSPQPVGQQANNSPPVAQTSVGQQTQPLPPPPPQPAQLSVQQQAAQPTRWVAPRNRGNGFGHNGVDGNGVGQSQAGSGSTPSEPHPVLEKLRSINNYNPKDFDWNLKHGRVFIIKSYSEDDIHRSIKYNIWCSTEHGNKRLDAAYRSMNGKGPVYLLFSVNGSGHFCGVAEMKSAVDYNTCAGVWSQDKWKGRFDVRWIFVKDVPNSQLRHIRLENNENKPVTNSRDTQEVPLEKAKQVLKIIASYKHTTSIFDDFSHYEKRQEEEESVKKERQGRGK; this is encoded by the exons ATGTCGGCCAGCAGCCTCTTGGAGCAG AGACCAAAAGGTCAAGGAAACAAAG TACAAAATGGATCTGTGCATCAAAAGGATGGACTGAACGACGATGACTTCGAACCTTACTTGAGTCCACAGGCAAGGCCC AATAATGCATATACTGCCATGTCAGACTCCTATTTACCCAGTTACTACAGCCCTTCCATTGGCTTTTCCTATTCTTTGGGTGAAGCTGCTTGGTCTACTGGAGGTGACACAGCCATGCCCTATGTAACTTCTTATGGACAACTGAGCAACGGAGAGCCCCACTTCCTACCAGATGCAATGTTTGGGCAACCAGGAGCCCTAGGTAGCACTCCATTTCTTGGTCagcatggttttaattttttccccagtGGGATCGACTTCTCAGCATGGGGAAATAACAGTTCTCAGGGACAGTCTACTCAAAGCTCTGGATATAATAACAATTATGCTTATGCACCCAGCTCCTTAGGTGGAGCCATGATTGATGGACAGTCAGCTTTTGCCAATGAGACCCTCAATAAAGCTCCTGGCATGAATACTATAGACCAAGGGATGGCAGCACTGAAACTGGGCAGCACAGAAGTTGCAAGCAGTGTTCCAAAAGTTGTAGGCTCTGCTGTTGGTAGTGGGTCCATCACTAGTAACATCGTAGCTTCTAGCAGTTTGCCTCCAGCTACTATTGCTCCTCCAAAACCAGCATCTTGGGCTGATATTGCTAGCAAGCCTGCAAAACAGCAACCTAAACTGAAGACCAAGAATGGCATTGCAGGATCAAGTCTTCCACCACCCCCAATAAAGCATAACATGGATATTGGAACTTGGGATAACAAGGGTCCTGTGGCAAAAGCTCCCTCACAGGCTTTGGTTCAAAATATAGGTCAGCCAACCCAGGGGTCTCCTCAGCCTGTAGGACAGCAGGCCAATAATAGCCCACCAGTGGCTCAGACATCAGTAGGGCAACAGACGCAGCCATTGCCTCCGCCTCCACCACAGCCTGCCCAGCTCTCAGTCCAGCAACAGGCAGCTCAGCCAACTCGCTGGGTAGCACCTCGGAACCGTGGCAATGGGTTCGGTCATAATGGGGTGGATGGTAATGGAGTAGGACAGTCTCAGGCAGGTTCTGGATCTACTCCTTCAGAGCCTCACCCAGTATTGGAGAAGCTTCGGTCCATCAATAACTATAACCCTAAAGATTTCGACTGGAATCTGAAACATGGCCGGGTTTTCATCATTAAGAGCTACTCTGAGGACGATATCCACCGTTCCATTAAGTATAATATCTGGTGCAGCACAGAGCATGGGAACAAGAGACTGGATGCTGCGTATCGTTCCATGAACGGGAAAGGTCCCGTTTACTTACTTTTCAGTGTCAACGGCAGTGGACACTTCTGTGGAGTTGCAGAGATGAAATCTGCTGTGGACTAcaacacatgtgcaggtgtgtggtcCCAGGACAAATGGAAGGGTCGTTTTGATGTCAGATGGATTTTTGTGAAGGACGTTCCCAATAGCCAACTGCGACACATTCGTCTAGAGAACAACGAGAATAAACCAGTGACCAACTCTAGGGACACTCAGGAAGTGCCTCTGGAAAAAGCTAAGCAGGTGTTGAAAATCATAGCCAGCTACAAGCACACCACTTCCATTTTTGATGACTTCTCACACTATGAGAAACgccaagaggaagaagaaagtgttAAAAAG